A genomic stretch from Erigeron canadensis isolate Cc75 chromosome 9, C_canadensis_v1, whole genome shotgun sequence includes:
- the LOC122583406 gene encoding probable disease resistance protein At5g66900 — protein MGSQLKKSYDVFLSFRGEDTSRRKTFTDHLYAALSNTGFKTFYDQDLAVGTAINEESADEKESSSTSVFEKAIKESLVAIIVFTKIYAAGSSWCLDELTEIMKSKHSNSNSNGAVVFPIYDYDVSPQQVIGRYRQTHQKTKDDFWLNQLSSASSSKYQLQPGSEAVFIQTIVKDVVALSNPTTTPLNVPSYSVGIQSRLRDVDIWLKDASTDARLGVISGMGASLLADIHKGGMDQDPLRPKRVLVVLDDLLLPDQLDALVPRPDLFPRGNHLSHTCFRIKPLDFHESLRLFSLHAFSQDLPFHDHLELSQRLVQHCEGRPLALEVLGSTLFGKPLPLWETALKELEAIADGRTRKAIQAPDRTSSHTTTQSETLTTEKSLLFKKEALGKRKRLDDYDDVSTPTAEKTPRVFKRLLRGLFSWLKPATSSAKVPSEQGSSSLLISTIRKQLGCESRNAGLRVPSLLDDASTAAAATDDHDDATSMYSSGSSDASSAMFDAVAAAGCGNSTSVAMPSNASEIQVLLLSEPISILSGIVHYVARTTANFKAELSQLQLTLERIIPIVEDAVKGNQKLNRTEQQLEMFLDDIQDAQKLVHKCLKIRVNFIKKFTVSLKLKDVNDKLKRFFQLEVQADQMQDIKQIIAEASDVKQRMDALSSDARKEIERYELSERGKLGWRVPVLPRSIVVFDEPLKNLKAKILSDIEDIDAVSPRNGNDASIYRSVVVVVAGGGCGKTTLVTMLCHDSEIQAKFGANIFFVTVSEAPNLMVIVNDLFNPNSFGQPISFQSNEDAKNKLRNFMRVKVSTPMLLILDDVWSDSFLDNFTFANKGCKILVTSRTPFLKYDVFHLDPLSDTDAKTLLYHSTITENKETPKATINGNLVNQMVKSCKKHPLSLSVVGGILKGRDESWWRYVSKEMSLGMRVLELNDQVRICLERSYQNLGDELKECYLDFGLFPGDQRIPARALQDMWVHLYNHDDEGCDTLKKLVGLSFRNLVNLTTIGHRNESGAVVNYCDQQFVTQHDLLRELAIHLNSKAEVPVAHRKRLIIYAHGEDLSVSIREANKPMQAHILSISTGEWFSSKWWNMKAPFAKVMLLNFVSPTYSLPPFLKEMPKLEVLHLKNNGPRPEVVVNLHRLSCLSNLKRIRFEHVTIPSIGTSFLSLVNLQQLSFIECKIGTAFDNVSSNNFKFLPRLDKFEIDYCQDLVEYPELMCSGAHLQKLSITNCKELCWVHEDLIKLTSLETLNLRSCTKLRELPESITRLVKLSIIDISYCIRLSELPKQIGKLGGLRTIYMEGCTRITKLPSSIQEISNTLVVVCNEEISYQWKELYNVELHVVEKDRLKPLKGRGPVQALEKLKRK, from the exons ATGGGAAGCCAATTGAAGAAGAGTTATGATGTTTTCCTGAGTTTTCGAGGGGAAGACACTAGTCGCAGAAAAACATTTACAGATCACCTCTACGCCGCTTTGTCCAATACCGGATTCAAAACCTTCTACGACCAGGATCTGGCAGTTGGAACAGCCATCAACGAAGAATCAGCGGATGAAAaagaatcgtcatcaacatcagtatTTGAAAAAGCAATCAAAGAATCTCTAGTTGCTATTATTGTGTTCACCAAAATCTATGCAGCTGGCTCTTCGTGGTGTCTCGATGAGCTTACCGAGATTATGAAATCGAAACATTCTAATTCCAATTCAAACGGGGCGGTGGTTTTTCCAATCTATGATTATGATGTGAGTCCACAGCAGGTGATCGGTAGGTACCGTCAAACGCACCAGAAGACTAAGGACGACTTTTGGTTGAACCAGCTTTCTTCTGCGTCTTCTTCTAAGTACCAATTGCAACCTGG GTCTGAAGCTGTATTCATCCAGACAATCGTCAAAGATGTTGTCGCCTTATCCAACCCAACCACCACCCCCTTGAACGTCCCTTCCTACTCTGTAGGCATCCAATCTCGACTCCGAGATGTTGACATCTGGTTAAAAGATGCTTCTACTGATGCTAGGCTCGGAGTCATTTCTGGCATGGGAGCATCG CTCCTTGCAGACATCCACAAGGGCGGCATGGATCAGGATCCCCTACGCCCTAAAAGGGTCCTCGTTGTTCTTGACGATCTACTGCTGCCTGATCAGCTCGATGCCTTGGTGCCACGGCCCGACCTATTTCCCAGAGGAA ATCATCTCAGCCATACATGCTTCAGGATCAAACCCTTGGATTTTCACGAATCTCTTCGCCTCTTCTCTCTGCACGCCTTTTCACAAGATCTTCCTTTCCACGACCACTTGGAACTCTCACAAAGGCTTGTACAACATTGTGAAGGCCGCCCCTTAGCCCTCGAGGTCTTGGGCTCTACCCTGTTTGGCAAACCCTTGCCTTTGTGGGAAACCGCTTTAAAAGAGCTGGAAGCAATCGCGGATGGACGGACCCGCAAAGCAATTCAGGCTCCCGACCGCACCTCATCTCATACCACGACTCAGTCT GAAACCCTCACAACTGAAAAATCTCTACTCTTCAAGAAAGAAGCACTTGGAAAACGCAAGCGTCtggatgattatgatgatgtaTCAACGCCAACAGCCGAAAAAACGCCAAGAGTGTTCAAGCGTTTGTTGCGTGGCCTCTTCTCCTGGTTAAAGCCAGCTACTTCCTCGGCAAAAGTCCCCTCGGAGCAGGGCAG TAGTTCTCTGTTGATTTCTACCATAAGAAAACAACTGGGATGTGAAAGCAGAAACGCGGGTTTGCGAGTTCCCAGCCTTCTTGATGATGCTTCcactgctgctgctgctactgATGATCATGATGACGCCACTTCAATGTATAGCAGTGGCAGTTCAGATGCTAGCTCGGCTATGTTTGatgctgttgctgctgctggATGTGGGAATTCTACTTCGGTGGCCATGCCAAGCAATGCTTCTGAAATTCAAG TTCTCCTACTTTCCGAGCCGATATCCATACTATCTGGCATTGTACACTATGTGGCACGAACAACTGCCAATTTTAAAGCTGAACTGTCGCAACTCCAACTTACTTTAGAGAGAATAATTCCAATAGTTGAGGATGCAGTAAAGGGGAATCAGAAACTGAATCGTACGGAGCAACAGTTGGAAATGTTCTTAGATGACATCCAGGATGCTCAAAAACTTGTCCACAAATGCTTAAAAATCAGAGTGAATTTCATCAAGAAGTTCACAGTTTCATTGAAGCTAAAAGATGTCAATGACAAGCTGAAACGATTTTTTCAACTCGAAGTTCAAGCAGATCAGATGCAGGACATCAAGCAGATAATTGCGGAAGCGAGTGATGTTAAGCAAAGAATGGATGCTTTGTCTTCTGATGCGAGGAAAGAAATAGAAAGATATGAACTAAGTGAAAGGGGAAAGTTGGGTTGGCGAGTTCCTGTCCTTCCTAGAAGCATCGTGGTATTCGATGAACCATTAAAAAATCTGAAGGCGAAGATTCTTTCTGACATTGAAGACATTGATGCTGTATCTCCTAGAAATGGTAATGATGCTTCCATCTATAGatctgttgttgttgttgtcgcCGGTGGTGGATGTGGTAAGACTACTTTAGTAACAATGTTATGCCATGATTCTGAAATTCAAG CGAAATTTGGTGCGAATATCTTCTTCGTGACAGTTTCAGAAGCACCAAACCTAATGGTAATTGTCAATGATCTTTTCAATCCAAATTCCTTCGGTCAACCAATATCATTTCAAAGCAATGAAGATGCAAAGAATAAGTTGAGGAACTTTATGCGTGTGAAAGTGTCAACTCCGATGCTTTTAATATTAGATGATGTGTGGTCCGATTCGTTTCTCGATAACTTTACATTTGCTAACAAAGGATGCAAAATTCTTGTAACATCAAGGACACCCTTTTTGAAATATGACGTGTTTCACCTTGACCCTTTGAGCGATACGGATGCCAAGACTCTCTTATACCATTCAACAATTACTGAAAACAAGGAGACACCAAAAGCTACCATTAATGGAAATCTTGTGAATCAG ATGGTGAAAAGTTGTAAGAAACATCCACTCTCCCTGTCAGTGGTTGGCGGTATCTTAAAAGGGAGAGATGAGTCGTGGTGGAGATATGTGTCAAAAGAAATGTCTCTTGGTATGAGGGTTCTAGAACTGAACGATCAAGTACGTATTTGTCTAGAAAGAAGCTATCAAAACTTGGGTGATGAACTGAAGGAATGCTATTTGGACTTTGGGTTATTCCCAGGAGATCAACGGATCCCTGCTAGAGCACTACAAGATATGTGGGTGCATCTATACAACCATGATGACGAGGGATGTGATACCCTTAAAAAACTCGTTGGTCTTTCCTTCAGAAACCTTGTCAATCTTACCACTATTGG tCACAGGAATGAATCGGGTGCAGTGGTTAACTATTGTGACCAGCAATTTGTTACTCAACACGATCTGCTGAGGGAGCTTGCTATTCACTTGAATAGCAAAGCAGAAGTACCAGTTGCACACAGGAAAAGGTTGATTATATATGCACATGGAGAAGACTTGTCTGTATCTATCAGAGAAGCTAATAAGCCTATGCAAGCCCACATATTGTCGATCTCCACAG GAGAGTGGTTCTCTTCTAAATGGTGGAACATGAAGGCCCCGTTTGCTAAAGTTATGCTTTTGAACTTTGTGTCACCGACCTACTCCTTGCCCCCCTTCCTGAAGGAAATGCCAAAATTAGAAGTTTTACATCTTAAAAACAATGGTCCACGGCCGGAAGTAGTTGTGAATTTACACCGTCTCAGCTGTTTATCCAATCTCAAAAGGATTAGGTTTGAACATGTTACTATACCCTCCATAGGCACGTCCTTTTTATCTTTGGTGAACTTGCAGCAATTGTCATTCATAGAGTGCAAAATAGGTACTGCTTTTGACAATGTCAGCAGTAACAACTTCAAGTTCTTGCCAAGATTGGATAAATTTGAGATAGATTATTGCCAAGATTTAGTAGAATATCCAGAGTTAATGTGTAGTGGTGCCCATCTTCAGAAGTTGAGCATAACAAACTGCAAGGAGTTGTGTTGGGTTCATGAAGATTTAATTAAGTTGACTAGTTTGGAAACTCTGAATCTCCGTTCTTGTACAAAATTGAGAGAGTTGCCTGAATCAATCACGAGACTTGTGAAACTAAGCATCATAGATATTTCATATTGTATAAGGTTGAGTGAGCTGCCAAAACAGATTGGAAAGCTAGGTGGCCTACGTACTATATATATGGAAGGTTGTACAAGAATTACTAAATTGCCATCATCTATACAAGAGATATCTAACACACTTGTGGTTGTATGCAATGAAGAAATATCTTATCAGTGGAAGGAGTTATATAATGTGGAGCTACATGTGGTGGAAAAAGATAGATTAAAACCACTAAAAGGCAGGGGTCCTGTTCAAGCATTGGAGAAACTCAAAagaaaatga